The genome window CACCCGCTGTGTGTGTGACTTCTCCCATGATGATGGCTACATGATTCAGTGTGACCGATGCTTGTGAGTATTGCACTCTTGGGTTTGTGTGCACCTCTGTGTGtttgagacagagaaagagaaatggtacACTCGATAAAGCTTTGAACACTTCTTTAACCCTCTCTTTTGCTTTGATGTTGAGTAATGTGCGTAAGAATCTCTGATGGATGCAGATATTTGTACATGAAGTTTTGTGTGCCTAGTTTGTTCTATAGGAGTCAGACACACACATCATATATAAGGCCAGGGTAAGGACTGTAGAAATTAAGGTTTTTAGGAAGATCTGTATAATGTGGATAAAGAAATCTGAGGTGTAGAGGAGTGGGATAATGTTATCGCACATTGGGTGAGTAGAGGTGCATGTGCTAAAATGGTTTGGGCTGTAGTGAAAGTAAAAAGAACTGCAGTAGTAACACCagtgttaaccccttcactccggcgacatcAGTGTCCGACAGGCGTCCGCCGGCgtcactgtatggaaagggttagtcctcttctaaacctcttaatcctcttccatttcctcttaatcctcttctaaatctttttaagaggaaatggaagaggattaagaggaatttagaggaggattgagtggtttaaaagaggattaatcctcttccatttcctcttgaccctttccatactgtgatgccaaTGTCTGTGTCATGGATGGAAGGGGTTAATCATGACGTTGGTGAGGAGAGCATATGGTGAGTACCCAGAGATAGCAGGGTGGTAGTATTGTGAAAGAAGATAAtcagagaataagaaagagactTATTTGATGCTTAGAACCCAGCCTTTAGGACAGCAGCCATTATTCAGTGGATGGTATTGCCTTCTCTCATTTGAACTGTTTTTGTGACTCCCAATACTTTGTCTATTTACATTATGGggtttgtgatggtggtgttagtgagaCCATTTCTTACTTCAAATGAAAGTCTTTCTTGGTGATGAAATGACTGAGGAATCAGGAAATACCAGGAACTGTATAGTCAGTTTTACCCAGCCTgataagagagaggggaagaagggagggtgagagggtccATATTGTGTATCTACTACTGGGTGATAAAGAAGTCATTCTTTGGCATCACTTATCACAGTGGAGAGATAAGAGGTGATACAGCTCTTAAATCCAAGGGTGGGTTTTCCTCAATAGGGTCACAGGTAGCTCTACTTCCTTATGCCATAGCTTCTGTGCTTGTTGACTGTTCAACGATGGGTTATTTATTTTCTACCTTAATGGCAATCTTGAATAGTGTTTAGTTTATCAACACCAGGTGCTTTCTTTAGTAGTTATTTCCTTATCACTAATCTTCCAGCTTCTCTATGTACTTGACTGATATAGAGACATTTTTTACAAAAAACTTCTTAAGTTGAATACTGGGTAGTGAGTGCACTTGCACTTTGAGCTACCTACTTTTCATTAGATCTCACCTCTCAGACAGACTTCCTATGCATTAAGCATCAAAGAGTTTAGGCTCTGGATAATGAACTCAGTGTTCTTGGAACCAATAACTTTCCATCACATTTCTTGCATCTTTCTCCAGTCTTTAAGGATTGGAATTAAATTAGAATGTTTTTAATTTGTAAGTGCCTTGCAGGAGGATAAATTCATGAATAGTGTAAGACACAGTGGTTTTCTTTCCTCACAGTGTGTGGCAGCATGTGGACTGCATGGAGATTGATCGTGACAACATCCCGGATGAGTATCTGTGTGAAGCCTGTGACCCGAGGCCTATTGACCGCTTCAAGGCACGGGCCCTGCAGATCCGACGGCGGCAGGAGATCAAGGCACACTTGGCCAGGTAAGCCGTGAAGGGTGGTGGTTTATCTTATACTCATGTGCAAGTTTGAAGCctctctgtctcttatctctgaTTGCCCTGGTTACGAGCAGCTCGATACCTTACTTTGTCCTGCTATTGCAAAGGTGTTCTCCTTCCACCAGGCTGTCATCCTCCGACTCTGAGGACAACATTCCTATGTCCAACAAGAGCCGAGGCAGCCTGAACAAGGTGCAGGAGAGGAAGGTGgtcaagaagaagaaggtgaagcaGATAAAGGACATGAAGAATGGGCGGaagggcggcggcggaggcggcagTGGCCAGCTCTCCCTGCTGAAGAAGAGTGGCGGTGGCGGCAACACCACTGTCACTTTGTGCAATAACAGTCTCCTGCCGGGCCAGGAGGACAAGGACCGCAGGATGCTGGTCAAGAGGAGGGTGAGTAACTTTTTCTTCATTACACTCActgacactaaaaaaaaaaaaaaaaaaaaaaaaaaataaataaataaataaataaataaataaataaataaataaaggacagCGTCATGAGTAGATACAATATACCATATTTTGTGCCGTATAATGCGCACCCTAAAccttaagacaacaattttgaaaaaaaacatatttagTGCTTAAAATGCTCATAAATATGTACGGTTAAGCAAGACTGATGATGTACAGTTTCCCTAATTTTTTGTTAACCCCTATAGTGCACCCCCGGGGTGGACTGCTAAATGGGTTCTCGTATGTCAATGTTTGACGTTCTCCCAAAAATTGGtcattttccattatcagtttcACGGCTCTACCTATGCCAGTATCTTTAAATGTATAAACATTTGCataatccatccttcctcttcagtctgcCTCAAACCCAAAGTCTCTACGTCACGTGATGTTTCCGTGGTGATGTGATGAAGCGCAGTAACTTTTAGGTCGCAGCAAGTCTGTGTTCACAGCGCTGCATAGGTTGTGGTTGGCAGCTGCCCTCCCCTGCCATGCACTGGGCCCCGCTACAAACCCATTCATTACCCTTATGTTCTCACCTTGATAACCCTGAAGGGTGGTGGGATGCATCCTCAGGAGCCTGAGTATCACTTTCACCATCACCGTAATGAGATTGATCTACAGGATGGCCACCAAACTGAGGTTACACAATAACGGGGCTCAGCCTTCCTGATAAGACGAGGGGTTGGAGTGCAGTGTTGTTGATGTCACTGTCTACACCACTAACACTGCTTTCAACACTTGAAAAAGTCACTCTCTCCCAATTGCATTCACACTGAGAGCTCTTTTGGGAGCAAGAGGAGTCTTAGGAGGACTCAAGGCTGTGGACACTCGGGCGCGGATTCAGACTCAGAAAATATGAAAACCTCTTCTGCCATTGTTACATTCACGGAAACACTGAGAATGGCATGGAGAACTTGTTTGGCAGCCTAGAAGTCACTCTGACCCATAAAACCTTGCGCAAACTTCAAAATTATGGTGGAAAAGGACAGACTGGAAAAAGAAAAATTTGTACCATCGGCATATACTGCGCAGGGGTAACTTTCTGGCATTTTTTAATTGAAAatggtgcgcgttatacgccgcaaaatacggtaatATTTTTCATTTAGGAAAAGTTGACTAATTAACAATAAAATAGAATGTGATTGTTACTTTCTTGATGTGCCTGCAGAGGAAAAGCAACAGCCTGAGTGGTGGCGAGGGGGTGAGTGACGACTCTAGTGGTGGGCCGGTGGAGCGGCTACGGGCGTGGGTGGAGGGCTATGAGGCAGCCGTCACCAACCACTACTCCCCTGAGCTGCGGGCGAGGGTCCATGCCGCGCGGATCAATGGGGTCTCCCCTGACCTGCGGGCCTCCACCCAGGGGGCCGTGCTGGGCCATCGCTGCCGGGTGGCCAACAACCCTCGGCCACTCTTTGATGTGTTTGACAGCAAGGTGAGATTATCACTTTAACTTTGAAaatctccctttcatttttatcATGTTAATATGCTTAAGGAACACATCTTATCTATTTCACTCGTTTGAGTTTGTTGTAATCATTTCTTTTTGTGTCCTTCACGTGTCTGACAAATGTCACTGCTTGCCCTCAGATCCTTGTGGCAGCCACCAGACTGTCACCCAACACAGCCATAACAGAGTTCCAGGGCAAGTACCTGCTGGCCTCACAATGGAATGCCCAACAGCCTGTGAGCAGTCAGCCCTACATGCCCTATGTCCTACAGTACCACATGCCCAAGGAGGGCCTCACCGTTTGTGTTGATGCGCGGACTTATGGCAACGATGCCAGATTTACCCGCCACTCTTGCACGCCCAACGCTGAGGTCAGTTTGTGGGATTCTGGAACATTCAGATTGATTTTTATCAGCTGGTCATACAAAAATTGAATAATAACTTCCTAGTGTAACTCAACTTCCATGGAGAACTAAATCAATCTCTCACAGGTGCGACATGTGGTAGAGCGTGGTTCCCTCCACCTGTACATAGTGGCCACGCgggagatagaggagggggaggaggtgacgtTGGCCCTCGAGACTGCTAACTCCACCTTAGAGTTGGTCTGCTGCCTGGCCGAGGAGCATGACTGCCAAGCACCCCCCGGCCCCCGGCCTGAACAGACTACACCAGCTCCAGCCCTCACCCACAAGAAGAACGGCCTCATTGTTGGGTGAGTGTTTGGTGTTGTTTGTTGCCCTAGATCCACTGTGTTGTTGATCTGATCTTTGTTGTGGTCTTTATTTTCAGGTAGAGTGTGATCTTCACAGACTAGGCTTTTTATATGTTTTACTACTGCTGCAATGTGGACCAATTCATCAAATAATTTAACTTCTCTAAATTaaatctatccttctatctgtaaAATTTGTAATCTAATAGAAAATTTCCACACCCCTCAAAACATTGCTGTAGTTAACTCTTACTAAAGCTGAATTTCTCGTCGCCTGCAGGAACAAGAAGACTATAAAAAAGCAGCAACTGCAGCTACAACTGCGTACCAGCAAGAGGACAGCTTCATCCGACACTAGACTAATAGAGCCAGCAGTCACTACCCCGGTAACCCCCAGCACTCCCGTCACAACCGTCAAACAAAGGCGAGCTTCTGGCTGTGGCAAATCCCCGGTGAAATCCCCAAGCACGGCCTCACTCTCGAGTTCTCCTGATGAAGTGAGCAAGGACATCCCCACAAACACCCCAAGCTCCAGCACCCTCTCAACAGTGACAGGGACTGTGACCTCGGCTCCAGACACCCCTCGCACCACCCTTgacaaacaacagcagcagaagATGAcgcgagaggagagaaagattgcTGCGTACATGAAGGCCTTTGAACGCATGGAGAAGGCTGCACAGAGGAgacaggagatggagaagaaaaaggaggaggacaagggcaaGGAAGTGCGGGACCCcaaggagaaggacaagaagcGCTGTGATGGGGATGAAGAGGACTGGGAGAAGACGAGCAGCGCTGACGAGTGTGTCCGTTCTATGGGTGGCAGTGACCGCTGTCGCCGCAAGGGGTAAGTACTCAGCTGAAGGCAACTTAATACTGAACCTTCTTGAATTTTCATTGTGTAGAAATGTAGGTCTTGGATTAGAGCATGACTTGCAAATTGGTTGTTccttacagcacacacacacacatcatatttAATCTTACATGGTTCATGCCTCTTCCGTCACCCTTGCAAAACCTGAACGCAGTGGTATTGACCCGTGTTTCTTCCACCAGGAAAAAAGGCCGAGGGAAAGGCAGCCCCCAGAAGCGCAGCAACCACCGAGCGGACTCAGCAGCCTCTGACCTCACGGGTGACGAGAGCAGCTGTGCCTCCGTTGGCCTCATGTCCCCCAGCGGAGGCGCCATCATAGAAAGCATTGCCCTCAACTTCAACTCACCCCCACAAGGCAACCCTAATGCAATGGGCTTCAGGTGAGTCTTGGGTGTCTTCTGGGAGTCTTAGTGATTACTGCCATTGCATGTCAGTTTGCATACCATTGCTTTCTCCTGTAGTTGTTGAATGATTATCAAAAGTATTAATCCAATTTTCCAATGTTTATCCAGGTTTCCTAAGACCAAAAAGGCGCTCATGAATGAGTGGCTCAATGAGAATGTGGACCCTGTGGTGCCGGTCGGGAGTGTGGTTGGGACAGACCTTCCATCAGGAGTACCCCCCTGCTACATGAGGTCACCAGCCATGCCCCTCCGAAGGTCATCACTAAACCAGACAACCGGCACAGGGGTCATGCCAGTCCAGGACATGCCAGGTGGCTCGGCCAAGAAGAGGTGGCTCAGGCAGGCCATCAGTGAGGAGACTGAGACGCCCCAGTTCAACGGCCTGTGTCCCAGCCCCAACAGCAGGCCAGGTGAGGCAGGCAGAGCTTGGGCTTGGCATGAAACTTACTCCATAACCATTGctcccctttttattttctttctttccgataTGCTGCTTCTGTTATTGTGAAAAGGGTCAGTCATGAATGTAGAAGGGAGTGACAGGCATAAGGAACAATCAGTTACCATCATGCTTTATATGCACTCAGATTCTCCTACTGGTGGCGGGGACTACATCACCCCCCTGAAGAAGAGACGCCTGGCAAGGGAGTCCATGTCCTCAGAGCTGTCCTCCACTCCGCCCTCCACTCCTGTGCACTCCACCAGCTTGGAGGAGGACAAGATGGTAGAGGAGGTAAGCTGTCCTGGTATTGTTGATGGTGTAGGTTGATCTCAGAGTCTGGGATCAGGTTGCTTGAAGTAATGTTAAATGAAAGCTGTCTAGTCATTCTTGAGGGATATTTTTTTCTAGGATTTGAGCTTTTACTTAATCTATGTATAGATTCATTTATTTGACTTACTTTCCTGCTAAATGAAAGTTCTAGTCATTCTCGggggtattttattttattttttgaaaTTGTATATAGGATTTGAGCTTTTCTTTTACTTAGATTATATATTGATTCATTTTAACTTCTTTCTGGTTAACCCCTCCAAACCACCTAAGTTTTTCTTGGGAGATCCCCCATAACGCAAAAGTCATCGAAAAATACACTTTGAGactgagaaaaagtcataaaagatgttttatagaaaattttctggcTCCCCGtgctgtgaaatccgtttctttctaggttgtcgcatttggctggaattccatgattcccgaaaatttccaactttttactggtgcgatgtacagaaaaaattatagaaaaaaagttgctcattttatcacaatggagtctgaaaaatatagtttataatctttgacctggaaatttactgcctacagagagccaaagttgtggtgaaactcaataaataattttggtaaatttttgtagtttttctcattctggaatgaatctcatcaaataaaagttgtagaaaatcatctgtataactcatctgtgaaatcagattatgatttggactgaccgtttggctggaattccacgATTCCCCCCAAATTCCAAATTTTAATTGTGCTACGTGCAGGAATATTTATTGatgaaaagttgctcattttatctcaatggagtctgaaaaataaagtataatctttgacctggaaatttactgcctagagagccaaagttgcagtgaaactcgaaaaaatagtttttgtagttttcattctggaatgaatctcattgaataaaagttgtagaaaatcatccgtataactcaactgtgaaatcagattatgatttggacagaccatttggctggaattccatgattccccaaaaattccaacttctgcttcccactcctctgaacactcctgtgaacaagatattggttcatctagaacatcacgtatatcagtggaggtgtcaagactacgctcagcacgcacacaacgaacagaaactaaaggaagaccgctGAACCAGatcggctgagggaacataatcgctctgcagacgccatgatgcgtaggcaggaaTTGTTGACTATTTTTAGCACGGATTTGTCTAAGGGGCAAAAAGAGGTGTCAGTTAAGCACTTAGCATCAACAGATACATAGTTACGCGCGCCGTTCAATGTCCAGAGAGCTTCTTGCTGTCCGGTGTTGGCATCATGCTTGTCGCCCACATCAGAAAAAAATTACATGACGCTAGTGTCATCGGCGTCGTTAAGGGGTTAATTGAAAGCTGTagccattctctttttttctagttGTATACAGGATTTTAGCTTTTCTTTTACTTAATTTATATATTAATTCATTTATTTAGCCTTCTCTCTTGCACTCTCGCTCTCAGATGGAAGCAGAACTGGCTGAGGAAGACTCCCACAAGACCAAGTCCAACTGCAGGTACAGAGAGGACCACCAGCCCACCAGCCCCTCTGCCCAGGACGACACCACCTGCATGGGGTTCCTGCGGTCATCAgctgacaacaacagcaacagcggcAGGATGAAGAGAGTCATGGcacaggaagatgaagaggaggaggaggaggacgaggaagacttGGTGATCGATGAGGGCGGAAGTTTTTTTGACCAAGGCAGCGGGGCAGTGAATTTTGGGAAGGTAGCAACATGTGGGCGACTTTCCCAAGGGCAGGCAGAGGAGCAGCAGAAAGAGGACAAGGGAAGGGTCATCACACGTCAAAACCGCAGAGGAAAGAAGGTTTGTTACAAGCcgcaggaagatgaagaggaaggaaacgaggaggaggaggaggaggagttagaagaagaagaagaagaagaagaagaagaagaagaagaagaagaagaaaaggaaggcagcgagtcagaagaaatggaggatcatgaggagaaggagaagcaaaacAAAGTAGATAACAATAGAAGGGAACCCGTCAAGACCACAAGGAGACAAACTGCAGTCAAAAAGTGCATCAGGtttcagcaacaacagcaacagacagcaaagaaagggaagaaacagcAAGGAGTGGCAGCAAAAAAGGGCAAACAGGAGACTAAAGCTAAACCAGATACCAAAAGGAGAAAGCcagtgaaaagagggaaggaggaagtgctgtcagtaaaggaagaggaggaggaggaggaggcaccagcagaggcagaggaggagcaggagaaggagaaggaagagaaagaagagaagccaacagtaaaggaagaagaggagaagcctGAGGTGGCAGAGAAAGCACTACAAAGAGTCAAGGAGGAGCCAGGTCAACCAGAAATTAAAACAGAAGTAACAGAACCCACAACAGAAACAGATGGCAAAGTTGAACCTGAGAGTGAAAGGCAAGAACAggaagtggtgaaggaggagacaaccataaagaaagagaagcaagaagtggaagaggaggtggaggaggaggtggtggcggagaaGAAAGTGCTAGACATTAAATCCGAACCTGATGCGACGACTGTGTGTGAGAGAATAGACAACACTAAACCTCACCAGGACACCACAGAAACCTCCACCACAGAGAAGAAAATTGAACCCTCTGATAACCTCAAGGAAACCGAAAGACCTGACGATGATGATTCAAAACCAGTTGATAAAATGGCGAGTGGCAACCAAGACAAACCAGAGAAAgtagaggtaaaggaggaggtgaaggaggaggaggaggacattgaaAGGCCCAGCACAGACAAAGAAGAAGTAACAGAAGCAAAAAAGACCTCGGAAGACAATCAAGAGTCACTTCCCTCAGCTACTGCCACCCCAGAAGCCTCGCCCAGAGAAGCTAAAGAACCAGTCAGCAGAAAGgccaaggaagtggaagaaattgAGACATCCATTGACGAAGAGGAACCCAAGAAAACGGCGAAGAAAAAAATACCTgaaaaggggaataggaaggTAAAGAAGCAATGGAGACAAGTAAAAAAAgccaacgaaacaaaacaaaagcggAAGGGAGTTAAGGAGTCTGCTGAGATCTCACATGACGAAGAGGAGGCTGTCAACGAAAGAGAAAGCAGTGTCGAAAACGCCGAgacagagatggaagaggagacagaCGGCAAACAGAGAGAACAAGCGTCAGAGAGAAGAGATCTCGGGGAACAGAGCATCTCCAAGGAGTGCCAAAAGTCTCTCCCCGCCAACaaaaaggggatggaggaagggaacacCACACAGGAACCAGGTCTTGTAAAGGCAGCTCAGTGTGATGCAAGAGAGAGATCCCAAACACCTACCAAAGAGGATGTAGACAAGACAACCCTCCATGCCAAGAGTGACGGCAACCCTGTGATCACCCTTGAGGCAAAATGGAAGCTGGACACACCCCAGAAGATTGATGAACAGACCATGGAGGTATCAAGGAagccacccacaccacccaccctcttccctcctcttccctggcAGACTAACCCGGAATCCTTCTCTGCAAGTGACCCCCTAAGACCTAAGTCCCCTGAGAATAGTGGGTACCTTGGGATGAGAGGGC of Eriocheir sinensis breed Jianghai 21 chromosome 2, ASM2467909v1, whole genome shotgun sequence contains these proteins:
- the LOC127000103 gene encoding uncharacterized protein LOC127000103 isoform X1 gives rise to the protein MSLVVHKLVLSPGGATATTAQPTTAHHVTLSAYTHARSNATDSMGRVLDGPPSGSMSTPPASSSPYSSSSSNSSSSSSKHSSTYNLPFVLQDHNYGAPPPPTPPHSPPPLPSTSTTSSTSSSSHAPSNTSSSSGSTYQHHQHHFQQQHHHQPQQQHQYHHHPHHHHHQTYQSASLAPSASASPSPAPSASSFTSHHHTSSSPATTPHHHQHHVHHHPTTTSTATITTPHHHHHLHHHHPTTTANQPHHHHPHHHQQQQQQHQQHQQHHHSSNTATTTPHLQQKHHNFIQHPGPSPRLGSSSSASASSSTPSSTTSSSSTSNTSSSSATSFSSPSLSVGGVMAHHPLTNMPPHRQQFMPHPKSSIVFPSPHIPPPPVELSQHHPHHHQSSPSSTTVPPQPVLPSTETDDDSRLSDRSSSVGPSGEETETAPEGEGDDLPADDSITRCVCDFSHDDGYMIQCDRCFVWQHVDCMEIDRDNIPDEYLCEACDPRPIDRFKARALQIRRRQEIKAHLARLSSSDSEDNIPMSNKSRGSLNKVQERKVVKKKKVKQIKDMKNGRKGGGGGGSGQLSLLKKSGGGGNTTVTLCNNSLLPGQEDKDRRMLVKRRRKSNSLSGGEGVSDDSSGGPVERLRAWVEGYEAAVTNHYSPELRARVHAARINGVSPDLRASTQGAVLGHRCRVANNPRPLFDVFDSKILVAATRLSPNTAITEFQGKYLLASQWNAQQPVSSQPYMPYVLQYHMPKEGLTVCVDARTYGNDARFTRHSCTPNAEVRHVVERGSLHLYIVATREIEEGEEVTLALETANSTLELVCCLAEEHDCQAPPGPRPEQTTPAPALTHKKNGLIVGNKKTIKKQQLQLQLRTSKRTASSDTRLIEPAVTTPVTPSTPVTTVKQRRASGCGKSPVKSPSTASLSSSPDEVSKDIPTNTPSSSTLSTVTGTVTSAPDTPRTTLDKQQQQKMTREERKIAAYMKAFERMEKAAQRRQEMEKKKEEDKGKEVRDPKEKDKKRCDGDEEDWEKTSSADECVRSMGGSDRCRRKGKKGRGKGSPQKRSNHRADSAASDLTGDESSCASVGLMSPSGGAIIESIALNFNSPPQGNPNAMGFRFPKTKKALMNEWLNENVDPVVPVGSVVGTDLPSGVPPCYMRSPAMPLRRSSLNQTTGTGVMPVQDMPGGSAKKRWLRQAISEETETPQFNGLCPSPNSRPDSPTGGGDYITPLKKRRLARESMSSELSSTPPSTPVHSTSLEEDKMVEEMEAELAEEDSHKTKSNCRYREDHQPTSPSAQDDTTCMGFLRSSADNNSNSGRMKRVMAQEDEEEEEEDEEDLVIDEGGSFFDQGSGAVNFGKVATCGRLSQGQAEEQQKEDKGRVITRQNRRGKKVCYKPQEDEEEGNEEEEEEELEEEEEEEEEEEEEEEEKEGSESEEMEDHEEKEKQNKVDNNRREPVKTTRRQTAVKKCIRFQQQQQQTAKKGKKQQGVAAKKGKQETKAKPDTKRRKPVKRGKEEVLSVKEEEEEEEAPAEAEEEQEKEKEEKEEKPTVKEEEEKPEVAEKALQRVKEEPGQPEIKTEVTEPTTETDGKVEPESERQEQEVVKEETTIKKEKQEVEEEVEEEVVAEKKVLDIKSEPDATTVCERIDNTKPHQDTTETSTTEKKIEPSDNLKETERPDDDDSKPVDKMASGNQDKPEKVEVKEEVKEEEEDIERPSTDKEEVTEAKKTSEDNQESLPSATATPEASPREAKEPVSRKAKEVEEIETSIDEEEPKKTAKKKIPEKGNRKVKKQWRQVKKANETKQKRKGVKESAEISHDEEEAVNERESSVENAETEMEEETDGKQREQASERRDLGEQSISKECQKSLPANKKGMEEGNTTQEPGLVKAAQCDARERSQTPTKEDVDKTTLHAKSDGNPVITLEAKWKLDTPQKIDEQTMEVSRKPPTPPTLFPPLPWQTNPESFSASDPLRPKSPENSGYLGMRGPRTPEGPAPTSPSDPTMSPPCCSPRSPHTSVGDSEVKGEDRRARESSTEASWRHRTRGPCTPPSPPPQEPSQEEEQQQHQEGGEESSSSPSQQHPPSYPESTQTRPAPVKKKLSILEYRKRKSVGGEAGPLDSSPPPCQPASRTSSGDSSGSIHESSLRGGPHSPSQSSPPGLTGGSGEDGDSSPDLPLSPMGPILLPPSPISFDTRSAVEDTKREGENYRSSVTGTGGSSDLNRHSIVNKIMSSSNSNNSSNTTTGSSSNISSSCAVTESSTAITATTTSTSTTAGHTLHPISGGNSQDVRWNAAPTLLERQRENLTARLRREFGLCVADDDDDKSSVRLGCSGVLSRPSPPLLPPTTPISTTTLSPLPTRVRKPLSLAGGPASMPYVTEGDERGHRRHKNLPPPPLPPPPPPPPPATPPKNSIFQGREVTVQKVAGTVVKASVVGTGQPVGGTAGGGAVVSGPQRLLGSSGLFPAPTTTPPAPLGPPGVRGGPSSQATPPAPPGIPSVLPGAVPRPCPVPPPIGVPPVPALPVVQAGLAVLPAVAHGLPGLPPSKQPGPCITPALTAPQQNAEYQGRPFPRGQFSAPGMAALTSPLSLYSAARLGPPPPPPLPPQTDPVGPGLRGPSPPGHTDSARVGGEGGTSYSGQDCPAPGTRGS
- the LOC127000103 gene encoding uncharacterized protein LOC127000103 isoform X3, which produces MSLVVHKLVLSPGGATATTAQPTTAHHVTLSAYTHARSNATDSMGRVLDGPPSGSMSTPPASSSPYSSSSSNSSSSSSKHSSTYNLPFVLQDHNYGAPPPPTPPHSPPPLPSTSTTSSTSSSSHAPSNTSSSSGSTYQHHQHHFQQQHHHQPQQQHQYHHHPHHHHHQTYQSASLAPSASASPSPAPSASSFTSHHHTSSSPATTPHHHQHHVHHHPTTTSTATITTPHHHHHLHHHHPTTTANQPHHHHPHHHQQQQQQHQQHQQHHHSSNTATTTPHLQQKHHNFIQHPGPSPRLGSSSSASASSSTPSSTTSSSSTSNTSSSSATSFSSPSLSVGGVMAHHPLTNMPPHRQQFMPHPKSSIVFPSPHIPPPPVELSQHHPHHHQSSPSSTTVPPQPVLPSTETDDDSRLSDRSSSVGPSGEETETAPEGEGDDLPADDSITRCVCDFSHDDGYMIQCDRCFVWQHVDCMEIDRDNIPDEYLCEACDPRPIDRFKARALQIRRRQEIKAHLARLSSSDSEDNIPMSNKSRGSLNKVQERKVVKKKKVKQIKDMKNGRKGGGGGGSGQLSLLKKSGGGGNTTVTLCNNSLLPGQEDKDRRMLVKRRRKSNSLSGGEGVSDDSSGGPVERLRAWVEGYEAAVTNHYSPELRARVHAARINGVSPDLRASTQGAVLGHRCRVANNPRPLFDVFDSKILVAATRLSPNTAITEFQGKYLLASQWNAQQPVSSQPYMPYVLQYHMPKEGLTVCVDARTYGNDARFTRHSCTPNAEVRHVVERGSLHLYIVATREIEEGEEVTLALETANSTLELVCCLAEEHDCQAPPGPRPEQTTPAPALTHKKNGLIVGNKKTIKKQQLQLQLRTSKRTASSDTRLIEPAVTTPVTPSTPVTTVKQRRASGCGKSPVKSPSTASLSSSPDEVSKDIPTNTPSSSTLSTVTGTVTSAPDTPRTTLDKQQQQKMTREERKIAAYMKAFERMEKAAQRRQEMEKKKEEDKGKEVRDPKEKDKKRCDGDEEDWEKTSSADECVRSMGGSDRCRRKGKKGRGKGSPQKRSNHRADSAASDLTGDESSCASVGLMSPSGGAIIESIALNFNSPPQGNPNAMGFRFPKTKKALMNEWLNENVDPVVPVGSVVGTDLPSGVPPCYMRSPAMPLRRSSLNQTTGTGVMPVQDMPGGSAKKRWLRQAISEETETPQFNGLCPSPNSRPDSPTGGGDYITPLKKRRLARESMSSELSSTPPSTPVHSTSLEEDKMVEEMEAELAEEDSHKTKSNCRYREDHQPTSPSAQDDTTCMGFLRSSADNNSNSGRMKRVMAQEDEEEEEEDEEDLVIDEGGSFFDQGSGAVNFGKVATCGRLSQGQAEEQQKEDKGRVITRQNRRGKKVCYKPQEDEEEGNEEEEEEELEEEEEEEEEEEEEEEEKEGSESEEMEDHEEKEKQNKVDNNRREPVKTTRRQTAVKKCIRFQQQQQQTAKKGKKQQGVAAKKGKQETKAKPDTKRRKPVKRGKEEVLSVKEEEEEEEAPAEAEEEQEKEKEEKEEKPTVKEEEEKPEVAEKALQRVKEEPGQPEIKTEVTEPTTETDGKVEPESERQEQEVVKEETTIKKEKQEVEEEVEEEVVAEKKVLDIKSEPDATTVCERIDNTKPHQDTTETSTTEKKIEPSDNLKETERPDDDDSKPVDKMASGNQDKPEKVEVKEEVKEEEEDIERPSTDKEEVTEAKKTSEDNQESLPSATATPEASPREAKEPVSRKAKEVEEIETSIDEEEPKKTAKKKIPEKGNRKVKKQWRQVKKANETKQKRKGVKESAEISHDEEEAVNERESSVENAETEMEEETDGKQREQASERRDLGEQSISKECQKSLPANKKGMEEGNTTQEPGLVKAAQCDARERSQTPTKEDVDKTTLHAKSDGNPVITLEAKWKLDTPQKIDEQTMEVSRKPPTPPTLFPPLPWQTNPESFSASDPLRPKSPENSGYLGMRGPRTPEGPAPTSPSDPTMSPPCCSPRSPHTSVGDSEVKGEDRRARESSTEASWRHRTRGPCTPPSPPPQEPSQEEEQQQHQEGGEESSSSPSQQHPPSYPESTQTRPAPVKKKLSILEYRKRKSVGGEAGPLDSSPPPCQPASRTSSGDSSGSIHESSLRGGPHSPSQSSPPGLTGGSGEDGDSSPDLPLSPMGPILLPPSPISFDTRSAVEDTKREGENYRSSVTGTGGSSDLNRHSIVNKIMSSSNSNNSSNTTTGSSSNISSSCAVTESSTAITATTTSTSTTAGHTLHPISGGNSQDVRWNAAPTLLERQRENLTARLRREFGLCVADDDDDKSKGDERGHRRHKNLPPPPLPPPPPPPPPATPPKNSIFQGREVTVQKVAGTVVKASVVGTGQPVGGTAGGGAVVSGPQRLLGSSGLFPAPTTTPPAPLGPPGVRGGPSSQATPPAPPGIPSVLPGAVPRPCPVPPPIGVPPVPALPVVQAGLAVLPAVAHGLPGLPPSKQPGPCITPALTAPQQNAEYQGRPFPRGQFSAPGMAALTSPLSLYSAARLGPPPPPPLPPQTDPVGPGLRGPSPPGHTDSARVGGEGGTSYSGQDCPAPGTRGS